The bacterium genome has a window encoding:
- a CDS encoding polyprenol monophosphomannose synthase, whose translation MDPEPGGADLKSVVVIPTYSEADNIGRIVPAVLERDPDLSVLVVDDSSPDGTADIVKALPEFGKRVNLLERPVKEGLGAAYIAGFQWVLENTEAEAIFEMDADFSHDPVALDEFLEEIKTHDVVLGSRYLYGVTVVNWPLRRVILSVGANIYARLVTGMPIKDSTGGFKCFRREVLEALPLPGIKSGGYSFQIEMNYHCWKRNYRIKEIPIMFVDRQVGVSKMSKRIIWEAMWMVWALRFRRIP comes from the coding sequence ATGGATCCTGAACCCGGAGGAGCGGACTTGAAGAGCGTCGTGGTGATTCCGACGTACAGCGAGGCCGACAACATCGGGCGCATCGTGCCCGCCGTGCTCGAACGGGACCCCGACCTCTCGGTGCTGGTCGTGGACGACAGCTCGCCCGACGGCACGGCCGACATCGTCAAGGCCTTGCCCGAGTTCGGGAAGAGGGTCAACCTCCTGGAACGTCCGGTCAAGGAGGGGCTTGGCGCCGCCTATATCGCGGGATTCCAGTGGGTGCTGGAAAACACCGAGGCCGAGGCCATCTTCGAGATGGATGCCGATTTCAGCCACGATCCCGTGGCCCTGGACGAGTTTCTCGAGGAGATCAAGACCCACGACGTGGTGCTCGGCAGCCGCTACCTCTACGGCGTCACGGTGGTCAACTGGCCCCTGCGCCGCGTGATCCTGAGCGTCGGCGCCAACATCTACGCCCGGTTGGTCACGGGGATGCCCATCAAGGACTCCACCGGCGGTTTCAAGTGCTTCCGGCGCGAAGTGCTGGAAGCCTTGCCCCTGCCCGGCATCAAGAGCGGCGGCTATTCCTTCCAGATCGAGATGAATTACCACTGCTGGAAGCGCAATTACCGCATCAAGGAGATTCCGATCATGTTCGTCGATCGACAGGTCGGCGTTTCCAAGATGTCGAAGCGGATCATCTGGGAGGCCATGTGGATGGTCTGGGCTCTGCGTTTCCGGCGCATCCCGTGA